In Vigna angularis cultivar LongXiaoDou No.4 chromosome 8, ASM1680809v1, whole genome shotgun sequence, the DNA window cTAAACCTATCACATTTTATTTAAGGTTAAAATATAGTTCAGTTTTATCAATTCAATcctaatattttttcttaaaataatgttattttttcttaaaacaatattttaattttcattaatttgttttttctcgtttaaataattaatagataatTAGTAATGTAtagtggattttttttaatttatttaatttaaaaaatgtgtttaagTATCAAGAAAACTTCATGTTACATAATAGTTGTAGTGTTACATGTTAGTGTAGTGTTCGTGTCAAGAAATGTTACATGTTAATTAGTATTATACATTGATGTTTTAGATTCATttgatctttatattttttattttattcaatttagtattaatttcttttagttgaaacattttttatgtttttaaattaaattcaaattgaatttttatataaatattatattaatttttaggtaaactatttaattgatttttaatttaaaaattacataaaatattaaatattttaattgatttttgtcttttaaaattttaaaccaataaaattagttgtatttttaaaaagatttattctaattttaaaataactttaatccTAAActataaatatgtaaattttaataataatatcagtataatattcatataaaagttaaatttagaatattttgaaataaaataaaaaaattattttatttaaaaaaaattaaaataaattataaaaaaataatatagaaactaaattaaatataagatacGATACTAACACTCTCACGTGTAGTTAACTTTGATACATGATAATACTGACACAATACTCAATTAAcacataacttttttaaaaataaaataaaaaaacattaactgACACGTAACCTCTATTCattattagttaattatttaaagaggtaacgataataaaaaaattaatttaaaaaaattgactaatattttaatttttagagaaattcaaaaaagaaaaaagtgaaagagaagaaaaccgtgatttagaaattaaaacttCCAAAAATCAACAACTAAATCAAATAAGTCgaaattattatgttatatatcaaaaaaaaaaacacgtcAGTAGTATGTGTTGAAAGAAACAATAAGGTGTTGTTTGTTGAGATTTGTAGAGAAAGATTGAATTAGGGCAGAATCAGAATGGGGATCCGATTCGTGTTGATGGTGAACAAGCAAGGCCAAACGCGCCTTGCTCAGTACTACGAATACCTCACTCTCGAAGAGCGTCGAGCTCTCGAAGGTGAAATCGTTCGTAAATGTCTCGCCCGCAACGAACAACAGGTTCCATTTCAATCTTATTTAGATCCACAATTTAACTATTCAGATCCATCTTCTGTATTCAGCATTCGCTTTATGCGCGATTCAACTTTCTGATTTTGAATTCTCACTCTTAAATTGTTTATCGTCGTTTTTGATGATGGACAGTGTTCCTTTGTTGAGCATCGCAACTACAAAATAGTGTACAGGCGCTACGCCTCCTTGTTTTTCCTCGTTGGAGTCGACGATGACGAGGTAAATTAAAAAGTTCCTTTCTCTACGCCTTATTTTCATCGAAAGACAGTGGAATTTGAAGTTCGTGTGAAAACTAAGCAGTTAAGTGTCTTCTTAACATAAATGAATTCTTTGAAATTGAGAGGATATTTCAGTTTGCTGTAAAAGTAATGTTAGAGTGGCGAGTGTTAGTGAAGAAATCTGGAATTAATTGAACATAAATGAAAGATGTTATGCTTTAAGGTGTTGATGTGATGTGGCGTCAATTTCACTTATGATTTGTTCATCACATGTTGAATGATATTTCCTCAGTATTTTACTTGCTCGTATCCCATAACAGTGATCAACCTGATTATATTGATCTGGTATGCATCTTTACCGGAATTATGTGAATATCACTTGGATTTAGTTCCTCTAAAGCGAGTTAAGGGTGAAACAAGTAGTAATCGTTGCCGTTGATGAGAAATTTGACCAATACATTTATGATTTGTTGTGCAtgtaaatgtttttcttttgctgGTTGATTATGCATGTACTGTAAAGTTGACCATTAGTTTTCTCATCAATGACTTTGATTTAGTTTATCTGaagtgattatatatatatatatatatatc includes these proteins:
- the LOC108344976 gene encoding AP-4 complex subunit sigma yields the protein MGIRFVLMVNKQGQTRLAQYYEYLTLEERRALEGEIVRKCLARNEQQCSFVEHRNYKIVYRRYASLFFLVGVDDDENELAILEFIHLLVETMDRHFGNVCELDIMFHLEKAHFMLEEMVMNGCIVETNKSNILTPIQLMDKTS